The DNA sequence GACCTGGGCGAGCACCGCCCGGGCGCGTGCCGCGGCCTCGTCCCAGGAGAGGCCGCCGATCAGGCACGGCATCATCGTGTTCTCGAGCGCGGAGAAATCCGGCAGCAGGTGGTGGAACTGGAAGATGAAGCCGATCTCACGGTTGCGGAAGGCGGCCAACTCCGCCTCGCCGAGCGAGCCGAGAGCGACGCCGGCGAAGTCCACCTCGCCCGACGAGGGCGTGTCGAGGGCGCCGAGCAGGTGCAGCAGCGTGCTCTTGCCGACGCCCGACTGGCCGACGATGACCACCGCCTCGCCGGCGGCGACGTCGAGGTCGAGGTCGCGCAGCACCTCGACCGACTTCTGCCCGCCGTAGTGCTTGCACAGCCCGCGGGCGCGGATCAGCGGCCGATCAGTCATAACGGATGGCCTCGACCGGGACGAGCCGCGACGCCTGGCGCGCCGGGTACAGGGTGGCGAGCAGGCAGATGACGAGCGAGACGGCGACGACGAGCAGGAAGTACTGCGGGTAGATCTTCACCGGCAGGGTCGGCGTGTAGAACACGCCCGGCGGCAGCGGGATCACGTACTCGCGCAGCGCGGCGCAGAGCAGCAGGCCGAGCGCGGTGCCGGCCGCCGTGCCGACGCCGCCGATGATCAGCCCCTTGGTGATGAAGATCTCGGCGATGCCGCGCCGGGTGGCGCCCATCGACTTGAGGACGGCGATGTCGCGCCGCTTCTCCATCACCACCATCACCAGGGTGGCGACGATGTTGAACGCGGCGACCAGGACGATGAGCGTCAGCACCAGGAAGTAGACGAACTTCTCCAGGCGGATGGCGGCGAACAGGTTGTGGTTGAGGTCGCGCCAGGACT is a window from the bacterium genome containing:
- a CDS encoding ABC transporter ATP-binding protein, which produces MTDRPLIRARGLCKHYGGQKSVEVLRDLDLDVAAGEAVVIVGQSGVGKSTLLHLLGALDTPSSGEVDFAGVALGSLGEAELAAFRNREIGFIFQFHHLLPDFSALENTMMPCLIGGLSWDEAAARARAVLAQVGLAARLDHKPGELSGGEQQRVAVARAIVLSPRVVLADEPTGNLDPGTADEIHQLLLSLKRERGITLVIVTHNLELAALADRTLRMSRGHLE